One part of the Lycium ferocissimum isolate CSIRO_LF1 chromosome 8, AGI_CSIRO_Lferr_CH_V1, whole genome shotgun sequence genome encodes these proteins:
- the LOC132068679 gene encoding chaperone protein dnaJ 20, chloroplastic-like — translation MCCNSHGLIPRSNLSFLYFPTNPPNISPKPLIFSPNHPSNHQVLRSKVKFCSFKPKSNLNDVVSYTDPNNNNNTTFYDLLGIPETGSLLEIKQAYKQLARKYHPDVSPPDRVEEYTRRFIRVQEAYETLSDPRMRAMYDRDMAKGIHFAFSARKRYQNDESMEEKGEWKNRWQSQLSELKRRSMHKDSGNGMSWGARMRRQRDEASS, via the exons ATGTGCTGCAATTCCCATGGCTTAatccctagaagcaaccttagCTTCCTCTATTTCCCTACAAACCCACCCAATATTTCCCCAAAACCCCTTATATTTTCCCCCAATCACCCTTCGAATCATCAAGTTTTGAGAAGTAAAGTTAAATTCTGTTCCTTCAAACCCAAATCAAACCTAAACGACGTTGTTTCATATACCGAcccgaataataataataataccacCTTTTACGACCTTTTAGGTATACCGGAAACTGGTTCATTATTAGAAATAAAACAAGCGTACAAGCAATTAGCGAGAAAGTACCACCCAGATGTATCACCACCGGATCGGGTCGAAGAATATACCCGGAGGTTTATTCGGGTGCAAGAAGCTTATGAAACTTTATCGGATCCAAGAATGAGAGCTATGTATGATAGAGATATGGCTAAAGGAATTCACTTTGCTTTTTCTGCACGTAAACGTTATCAAAATGATgag TCTATGGAGGAGAAAGGTGAGTGGAAAAATCGTTGGCAGTCTCAGCTATCGGAGCTCAAGAGAAGAAGCATGCACAAGGACTCTGGTAACGGTATGTCTTGGGGAGCACGGATGCGCAGGCAAAGGGACGAAGCATCATCTTAA